A stretch of Astyanax mexicanus isolate ESR-SI-001 chromosome 21, AstMex3_surface, whole genome shotgun sequence DNA encodes these proteins:
- the LOC103028820 gene encoding bifunctional apoptosis regulator, with amino-acid sequence MLDPRLREDDDRGYVEDSGLGSAVQDVPAGGLSEREFSCHCCYDVLVNPTTLNCGHSFCRHCLALWWESSGKNECPECRERWEGFPKVNILLRDAVEKLFEADVRRRRREIQNNPRIAHSLLAFQRHGDEQASRGAAPGGPRRGAGSFFSGVLTALTAVAVMLLVYHWSSGEAHHEVLVSKPLSRWTADDVTMWMEHLGAWTNQYRETFVREQVNGRLLTLLGDDELSRPPYSIENPAHRRAVLEELRKVRELGVKPPQNLWEYKAVNGGKSLFLLYALKDSPRLTILYLYLFDYDDTFLPFIHTCCPTHTPHTHLEDLPTRTPQVEPTWRQWAEFLVKYSLLPYQLLAEFAWDWLSVHYWTSRFVIVNAMLLSVLEGCSFWRVWSRGEIRTLPKRMLGHLWKMLTHSVAFMIFWPFVPQFVCNCLFYWALYFNPIINIDMVVQQLMHTNTHHA; translated from the exons ATGTTGGACCCTCGGCTAAGGGAGGACGATGACCGCGGTTACGTGGAGGACTCAGGGCTGGGTTCGGCGGTGCAGGACGTCCCGGCCGGCGGTCTGTCGGAGAGGGAGTTCTCCTGCCACTGCTGCTACGACGTCCTGGTGAACCCCACCACGCTAAACTGTGGCCACAGCTTCTGTCGGCACTGCCTCGCCCTGTGGTGGGAGTCGTCCGGCAAGAACGAGTGTCCCGAGTGCCGGGAGAGATGGGAGGGTTTTCCCAAAGTCAACATCCTGCTCAG ggatgCTGTAGAGAAGCTTTTTGAAGCTGACGTTAGAAGAAGGCGTAGAGAGATCCAGAATAATCCCCGAATCGCCCACTCCCTACTGGCCTTCCAGCGTCACGGCGACGAGCAGGCCAGTCGCGGAGCTGCACCAGGAGGCCCACGCCGAGGAGCCGGCAGCTTCTTCTCCGGAGTACTGACCGCACTGACCGCCGTCGCT GTGATGCTGCTGGTGTATCACTGGTCCAGTGGGGAAGCCCATCACGAGGTTCTGGTCAGTAAGCCGCTCAGCAGGTGGACAGCTGATGACGTCACGATGTGGATGGAGCACCTGGGGGCATGGACCAATCAGTACAGAGAGACCTTCGTCAGAGAGCAGGTCAACGGCAG GCTGCTGACTCTGCTAGGGGATGATGAGTTATCTAGACCTCCATACAGCATAGAAAACCCCGCCCACAGGAGGGCGGTGCTTGAGGAACTGCGCAAAGTCCGAGAGCTCGGAGTTAAACCTCCACAGAACCTCTGGGAGTACAAG gCGGTGAATGGAGGGaagtctctctttcttctttacgCTCTGAAAGACTCTCCACGTCTCACCATCCTCTACCTGTACCTGTTCGACTATGACGACACCTTCCTCCCATTCATACACACCTgctgccccacacacacaccacacacacacctggaggaCCTGCCCACCAGGACTCCA CAGGTGGAGCCTACCTGGCGTCAGTGGGCGGAGTTTTTGGTGAAATACTCCTTGCTGCCCTATCAGCTGCTGGCGGAGTTTGCGTGGGATTGGCTGAGCGTTCATTACTGGACGTCGCGTTTCGTCATCGTTAACGCCATGCTGCTGTCTGTGCTGGAGGGGTGCAGCTTCTGGAGGGTCTGGAGCCGCGGGGAGATCAG gacgCTCCCTAAGCGGATGTTGGGGCACCTGTGGAAGATGCTGACCCACAGTGTGGCGTTTATGATATTTTGGCCGTTTGTTCCGCAGTTTGTCTGTAACTGTCTGTTCTACTGGGCGCTTTACTTCAACCCCATCATCAACATCGACATGGTGGTGCAGCAGCTGATGCACACGAACACACACCacgcctaa
- the LOC103028503 gene encoding phospholipase A2 isoform X2: MAALLVLVVLLLSVCAGSVRVGRSVLELSGVIKCSTGRYALAYSLYGCYCGLGGQGWPRDNADWCCHRHDCCYATAQDSGCHTKPAQYRWSCSTDLPDCGSLTDSCEKTVCLCDAEAARCLKKAAYNLEYAVYPDFLCGAEYPTCAYN; this comes from the exons ATGGCGGCTCTGTTGGTCCTGGTGGTTCTTCTGCTCTCCG TGTGTGCCGGGTCGGTCCGGGTGGGCCGCAGTGTTCTGGAGCTGAGTGGGGTGATTAAGTGCAGCACCGGGAGATACGCCCTCGCCTACAGTCTGTACGGCTGTTACTGCGGCCTGGGTGGACAGGGCTGGCCCAGAGACAACGCAGACTG GTGTTGTCACAGGCATGACTGCTGCTATGCGACGGCGCAGGACTCCGGCTGCCACACCAAACCAGCACAATACAGATGGAGCTGCAGCACAGACTTACCCGACtgcg GTTCGTTGACGGACAGCTGTGAGAAGacggtgtgtttgtgtgatgcaGAAGCTGCGAGGTGTTTGAAGAAAGCGGCGTATAACCTGGAGTACGCTGTATATCCCGACTTCCTCTGTGGAGCAGAGTACCCCACCTGTGCTTACAACTAA
- the LOC103028503 gene encoding phospholipase A2 isoform X1 encodes MAALLVLVVLLLSVSGPVCAGSVRVGRSVLELSGVIKCSTGRYALAYSLYGCYCGLGGQGWPRDNADWCCHRHDCCYATAQDSGCHTKPAQYRWSCSTDLPDCGSLTDSCEKTVCLCDAEAARCLKKAAYNLEYAVYPDFLCGAEYPTCAYN; translated from the exons ATGGCGGCTCTGTTGGTCCTGGTGGTTCTTCTGCTCTCCG TCTCGGGTCCAGTGTGTGCCGGGTCGGTCCGGGTGGGCCGCAGTGTTCTGGAGCTGAGTGGGGTGATTAAGTGCAGCACCGGGAGATACGCCCTCGCCTACAGTCTGTACGGCTGTTACTGCGGCCTGGGTGGACAGGGCTGGCCCAGAGACAACGCAGACTG GTGTTGTCACAGGCATGACTGCTGCTATGCGACGGCGCAGGACTCCGGCTGCCACACCAAACCAGCACAATACAGATGGAGCTGCAGCACAGACTTACCCGACtgcg GTTCGTTGACGGACAGCTGTGAGAAGacggtgtgtttgtgtgatgcaGAAGCTGCGAGGTGTTTGAAGAAAGCGGCGTATAACCTGGAGTACGCTGTATATCCCGACTTCCTCTGTGGAGCAGAGTACCCCACCTGTGCTTACAACTAA